The following coding sequences are from one Lolium rigidum isolate FL_2022 chromosome 6, APGP_CSIRO_Lrig_0.1, whole genome shotgun sequence window:
- the LOC124663443 gene encoding uncharacterized protein LOC124663443 — translation MASSRPYRFPALCEDEPARRTSARQSCGTCGAAAVANCVALCCCPCAVVSCFTLALVKAPYVAGRRWVRVAKTRRRKTKRVRNLDDQLDHVEGLGGGGQCNGTERASKESWGEPGGAAVPRWWSSTIDESVAREGRMRVSVTEKAWIEMYEVGHWGFGRLSFSVAGDAAAAQVVRSDPEEDGSSRAGAGR, via the coding sequence ATGGCGTCGTCCCGTCCGTACCGGTTCCCCGCTCTATGCGAAGACGAGCCCGCGCGACGAACCAGCGCCAGGCAGTCGTGCGGGACGTGCGGCGCCGCGGCGGTGGCGAACTGCGTGGCGCTGTGCTGCTGCCCGTGCGCCGTGGTGAGCTGCTTCACGCTGGCACTCGTCAAGGCCCCTTACGTGGCCGGCCGACGGTGGGTCAGGGTGGCCAAGACGCGGCGGCGGAAGACGAAGCGCGTCCGGAACCTGGATGACCAGCTAGACCACGTGGaggggctcggcggcggcggccagtgcAATGGCACCGAGCGGGCGAGCAAGGAGAGCTGGGGCGAGCCGGGCGGGGCCGCCGTCCCGCGGTGGTGGAGCAGCACGATCGATGAGAGTGTGGCCAGAGAGGGCAGGATGAGGGTGAGCGTGACGGAGAAGGCATGGATCGAGATGTACGAGGTCGGGCATTGGGGGTTCGGCCGGCTCTCCTTCTCGGTGGCCGGAGACGCCGCGGCAGCGCAGGTCGTCAGAAGTGATCCCGAGGAGGATGGCAGTTCACGTGCTGGTGCTGGTCGGTGA
- the LOC124668601 gene encoding cinnamoyl-CoA reductase-like SNL6 translates to MGVLRSTHSMQAELAEMRSALFHGVAPGWRPTGDARAVKRAGGWPEAGAGGRTVCVTGGISFVGFAVVDRLLRNGYTVRLALETQEDLDKLREMEMFGEDGRDGVWTVMANMMEPGSLNQAFDGCAGVFHTSAFVDPGGMSGYTKHMAALEAQAAERVIEACVRTESVRKCVFTSSLLACVWRENHPHDTRGPSIIDENCWSDETFCRDNKLWFAYGKTAAEKAAWRAARGRDLKLVTVCPALVTGPGFRRRNSTASIAYLKGSQAMLAEGVLATANVETVAEAHLRAYEAMGDNVAGGRYICYDRVIRRAEEFAELERQLGMPGRAATVQNVDDRPARFELCKRKLGRLMSSRRRCTYEDYYPMIRFE, encoded by the exons ATGGGCGTCCTGCGGAGCACGCACAGCATGCAGGCCGAGTTGGCGGAGATGCGCTCCGCGCTGTTCCACGGGGTCGCGCCCGGGTGGCGGCCCACCGGCGACGCGAGGGCCGTTAAGCGCGCGGGCGGCTGGCCggaggccggcgccggcggccgcacCGTGTGCGTGACCGGCGGCATATCGTTCGTCGGGTTCGCCGTCGTCGACCGACTCCTCCGCAACGGCTACACCGTGCGCCTCGCCCTCGAGACACAAG AGGACCTTGACAAGCTGAGGGAGATGGAGATGTTCGGCGAGGACGGGAGGGATGGGGTGTGGACGGTGATGGCAAACATGATGGAACCCGGAAGCTTGAACCAGGCATTCGACGGATGCGCTGGCGTGTTCCACACCTCGGCTTTTGTGGATCCGGGGGGCATGTCCGGCTACACG AAACATATGGCGGCCTTGGAAGCCCAAGCGGCGGAGCGGGTGATCGAAGCGTGCGTGAGGACGGAGTCCGTCAGGAAGTGCGTGTTCACCTCGTCGCTGCTAGCATGCGTGTGGAGGGAAAACCACCCTCATGACACACGGGGTCCTAGCATCATCGACGAGAACTGCTGGAGCGACGAGACCTTCTGCCGCGACAATAAG TTGTGGTTCGCATATGGCAAGACGGCTGCGGAGAAGGCGGCCTGGAGGGCGGCCCGGGGAAGAGACCTCAAGCTCGTCACCGTCTGCCCCGCGCTGGTCACCGGGCCGGGGTTCCGCCGTCGCAACTCCACCGCATCCATCGCGTACCTCAAAG GATCTCAAGCCATGCTCGCCGAAGGCGTCCTGGCGACGGCGAACGTAGAGACCGTCGCCGAGGCCCACCTCCGGGCGTACGAGGCCATGGGCGACAACGTGGCCGGCGGGCGCTACATCTGCTACGACCGCGTGATCCGGCGAGCCGAGGAGTTCGCGGAGCTAGAGCGGCAGCTGGGGATGCCTGGCAGAGCAGCGACCGTGCAGAACGTCGACGACAGGCCGGCGAGGTTCGAGCTCTGCAAACGGAAGCTGGGGAGGCTGATGTCGTCCAGGAGGAGGTGCACATACGAGGACTATTACCCTATGATCAGGTTCGAGTAG
- the LOC124665969 gene encoding scopoletin glucosyltransferase-like → MADNDEQQPPLHILFFPYLDPGHIIPMADMAVLFASRGVRCTIITTPVNATSIRSAVDNANDAFRGTDCPPIVISVVPFPDVGLPAGVENGTHLTARGDRHRLSQAVTQLREPFDQFLSDHHPDAVVSDSFYYWSADAAAEHGVPRVGFLGTSLFAGACTDSIQRYNPLETAPDDPDALVSLPGLPHHVEMRRSQMSSPGTGRRPPENSTVSKRVNAADEKNFGEVFNSFHKLEPGYAEHYRTTLGCRAWLVGPVALANKDMAGRGASVLSPDADSSLQWLDTKQPGSVVYVSFGSMVSFSPAELHELARGLDLSGKNFMWVVGSAGPSSSEWMPQGFADLVAPGGRGFIIRGWAPQILILNHPALGGFVTHCGWNSTLESVSAGVPMVTWPRFADQFYNEKLVVEVLKVGVSIGAKHFRSATHQVISGEVIAESIEKLMDNSEIQKMAKDLGVEARRAVENGGSSYNDVGRLMDELMARRSGVKVGEDK, encoded by the coding sequence ATGGCTGACAACGATGAGCAGCAGCCACCGCTGCACATCCTCTTCTTCCCCTACCTGGACCCCGGCCACATCATTCCGATGGCCGACATGGCCGTGCTCTTCGCCTCGCGCGGCGTCAGGTGCACTATCATCACCACGCCCGTCAACGCCACCAGTATCCGCTCGGCCGTCGATAATGCCAACGACGCATTCCGCGGCACCGACTGCCCACCCATTGTCATCTCCGTCGTGCCTTTCCCCGACGTCGGGCTACCGGCCGGTGTCGAGAACGGCACGCACCTTACAGCCCGGGGCGACCGCCACAGGCTCTCTCAAGCGGTGACACAGCTCCGGGAGCCATTCGACCAGTTCCTGTCTGACCACCACCCCGACGCGGTGGTGTCGGACAGCTTCTACTACTGGTccgcggacgccgccgcggagCACGGTGTACCGCGCGTGGGCTTCCTCGGCACCAGCCTGTTCGCCGGGGCCTGCACCGACAGCATCCAGCGGTACAACCCGTTGGAGACTGCCCCCGACGACCCCGACGCCCTGGTTTCCCTGCCGGGGCTGCCGCACCATGTCGAGATGAGGCGGAGCCAAATGAGCAGCCCCGGGACCGGGAGGCGTCCGCCGGAAAACTCGACAGTGTCCAAGCGCGTCAACGCTGCGGACGAGAAGAACTTCGGCGAGGTGTTCAATAGCTTCCACAAGCTGGAGCCGGGCTACGCCGAGCACTACCGGACGACCCTCGGTTGCCGCGCGTGGCTCGTCGGCCCGGTCGCACTCGCCAACAAGGACATGGCTGGAAGAGGGGCCAGCGTGCTCTCGCCGGACGCGGACAGCAGCCTGCAGTGGCTGGACACCAAGCAGCCTGGCTCCGTGGTGTACGTCTCCTTCGGCTCGATGGTCAGTTTCTCACCGGCGGAGCTGCACGAGCTCGCTCGCGGCCTCGACCTCTCAGGCAAGAATTTCATGTGGGTGGTCGGCAGCGCAGGCCCAAGCTCTTCAGAGTGGATGCCTCAAGGATTCGCTGACCTGGTTGCGCCCGGTGGCCGCGGCTTCATCATCCGAGGCTGGGCGCCGCAGATACTCATCCTCAACCACCCGGCCCTCGGCGGGTTCGTCACGCACTGCGGTTGGAACTCCACCCTGGAGTCCGTGAGTGCGGGTGTTCCGATGGTCACCTGGCCACGGTTCGCAGATCAGTTCTACAACGAGAAGCTCGTGGTGGAGGTACTCAAGGTGGGTGTCAGCATCGGTGCGAAGCACTTCAGATCGGCGACCCACCAGGTGATCAGCGGTGAGGTAATCGCTGAATCCATCGAGAAATTGATGGATAACAGCGAGATACAGAAGATGGCTAAAGATCTTGGTGTCGAGGCAAGGAGGGCAGTAGAGAACGGCGGATCTTCCTACAACGATGTTGGAAGGCTGATGGACGAGTTGATGGCGCGACGGAGCGGTGTGAAGGTTGGAGAAGACAAGTAA